A window of Phyllopteryx taeniolatus isolate TA_2022b chromosome 19, UOR_Ptae_1.2, whole genome shotgun sequence contains these coding sequences:
- the exoc7 gene encoding exocyst complex component 7 isoform X10: protein MIPTEDASARKREIEEKLKQEQETLSFIRENLEKSDQLTNGMVSILSSFESRLMQLENSIIPVHKQTENLQRLQENVDQTLSCMDHVISYYHVAKDTDRIIREGPTGRLDEYLACIAKIQKAVEYFQDNNPDSPELNTVKGRLEKGKELLEAEFRSLLTRYSKPVPPVLILDAIGADEELDMQEDVVLEHLPQAVLHDIICIGGWLVEYGRNQDFMTVYFQIRSSQLDRSIKGLKEHFRKNSASSGVLYSPAVQAKRKDTPTKKLPKRPGKDDALDVEMDSYIHCISAFVKLAQSEYALLSEIIPEHHHKKTFDSLIQEALDGLMAEGDNIVCAARRAILRHDYSAVLTIFPILRHLKSNKAHFDATLQGTAASTKNKLPALITSMENIGAKALEEFADSIKNDPDKEYNMPKDGTVHELTSNAILFLQQLLDFHETAGAMLASQVLGDTYNIPLDPRESTSSSSSYTSDFNKRLLSAYICKVLGNLQLNLLSKSKVYEDPALSAIFLHNNYNYILKSLQKSDLIQLVTVTQKRAETSYRELIEQQIHAYQRSWQKVTEHLSERNLPVFQPGAKLKDKERQVIKDKFKGFNEGLEDLCKIQKGWAVPDKEQRDFIRLAQRREVTDAYASFLRRCANLSFTKNPEKYHKHRPEEVEDMIDRLFDTSA from the exons ATGATTCCGACCGAGGACGCGTCCGCCAGGAAGAGAGAAATTGAGGAGAAACTGAAGCAG GAACAAGAGACGCTGTCATTCATCCGCGAGAACCTGGAGAAGAGTGATCAGCTGACCAATGGCAtg GTGTCCATCCTGTCGTCCTTCGAGAGCCGCCTGATGCAGCTGGAGAACTCCATCATTCCGGTCCACAAGCAGACGGAGAACCTGCAGCGTCTGCAGGAGAACGTGGACCAGACGCTGTCCTGCATGGACCACGTCATCAGCTACTACCACGTGGCCAAGGACACGGACCGCATCATCAGGGAGGG ACCGACGGGCCGACTGGACGAGTATCTGGCCTGCATTGCCAAGATCCAGAAGGCCGTGGAGTACTTCCAGGACAACAATCCCGACAGCCCCGAACTCAACACCGTG AAAGGCCGCTTGGAGAAGGGCAAGGAGCTCCTGGAGGCGGAGTTCCGCAGCCTGCTGACCCGCTACAGCAAGCCGGTGCCGCCCGTCCTCATCCTGGACGCCATCGGCGCCGACGAGGAGCTGGACATGCAGGAGGACGTGGTGCTCGAGCACCTGCCCCAAGCCGTCCTCCACGACATCATCTGCATCGGCGGCTGGCTCGTGGAATACGGACGCAATCAAG ACTTCATGACAGTTTACTTCCAGATCCGCTCCAGCCAGCTGGACCGCTCCATCAAAGGTCTGAAGGAGCACTTCCGCAAGAACAGCGCCTCGTCCGGCGTCCTCTACTCGCCCGCCGTCCAGGCCAAGCGCAAAGACACGCCCACCAAGAAGCTTCCCAAGAGGCCCG GTAAAGATGACGCTCTGGACGTGGAGATGGACTCGTACATCCACTGCATCAGCGCCTTCGTCAAGCTGGCGCAGAGCGAGTACGCCCTCCTCAGCGAGATCATCCCCGAACACCACCACAAGAAGACCTTCGACTCGCTCATACAG GAGGCCCTGGACGGCCTGATGGCAGAGGGCGACAACATCGTGTGCGCGGCCCGCCGCGCCATCCTGCGCCACGACTACTCGGCCGTGCTCACCATCTTCCCCATCCTCCGGCACCTCAAGAGCAACAAGGCCCACTTTGACGCCACGCTGCAG GGTACGGCGGCGAGCACCAAGAACAAACTGCCCGCGCTCATCACGTCCATGGAGAACATCGGGGCGAAAGCGCTGGAGGAGTTCGCAGACAGCATCAAG AACGATCCCGACAAGGAGTACAACATGCCAAAGGACGGCACCGTGCACGAGCTGACCAGCAAC GCCATCCTGTTCCTGCAGCAGCTGCTGGACTTCCACGAGACGGCCGGCGCCATGTTGGCCTCACAAG TCCTGGGGGACACTTACAATATCCCTTTAGACCCCCGAG AGTCGACTTCTTCATCCAGCAGCTACACGTCGGACTTCAACAAGCGCCTCCTCAGCGCGTATATCT GTAAAGTTCTGGGAAACCTTCAGCTGAACCTGCTCAGCAAGTCCAAAGTGTACGAGGATCCCGCTCTGAGCGCCATCTTCCTCCACAACAACTACAACTACATCCTCAAGTCTCTGCAGAA GTCCGATCTGATCCAGTTGGTGACGGTGACTCAGAAGCGAGCTGAGACTTCATACCGAGAACTCATCGAGCAACAGATTCACGCGTACCAACGCAG TTGGCAGAAGGTGACGGAGCACCTGAGCGAGCGAAACCTTCCCGTCTTCCAGCCCGGCGCCAAG CTCAAGGACAAAGAACGGCAAGTCATCAAGGACAAGTTCAAG GGTTTCAACGAGGGTCTGGAGGATCTGTGCAAGATCCAGAAGGGATGGGCCGTGCCCGACAAGGAGCAGAGAGACTTCATCCGACTCGCTCAGAGGAGAGAAGTCACGGACGCCTACGCCAGCTTCCTGCGCAG ATGCGCCAACCTGTCGTTCACCAAGAACCCGGAGAAGTACCACAAGCACCGTCcggaggaggtggaggacatGATCGACAGGCTCTTCGACACGTCCGCTTGA